A single window of Nocardia sp. NBC_01327 DNA harbors:
- a CDS encoding MarR family winged helix-turn-helix transcriptional regulator, with protein MATILGGISTLHGALRAAERSWLRHLDAALCARRLTADQWCMLTNLSCGTGITMSELAVRTQLPPSSATRHADHLAERGLIFRVAAADDRRRILIGLSRRGAELVDEVRIEEMRAEAELRRHFGGDDYVELLRLLERVSDLPLSH; from the coding sequence ATGGCGACAATTCTAGGTGGAATATCCACGTTGCACGGAGCGCTGCGGGCGGCGGAGCGCAGTTGGCTTCGTCACCTCGACGCCGCACTGTGTGCCAGGCGGCTGACCGCCGATCAATGGTGCATGCTGACGAACCTCTCCTGCGGTACCGGTATCACCATGAGTGAACTGGCCGTGCGCACGCAACTTCCACCGTCCTCCGCCACCCGGCACGCCGACCACCTGGCCGAGCGCGGTCTCATCTTCCGGGTCGCCGCCGCCGATGACCGCCGCCGCATCCTCATCGGGCTGAGCCGGCGCGGGGCCGAACTGGTGGACGAGGTGCGCATCGAGGAGATGCGCGCCGAGGCCGAGCTGCGCCGCCACTTCGGCGGGGACGACTACGTGGAGCTGTTGCGGCTGCTGGAGCGCGTCTCGGATCTTCCGCTGTCGCATTGA